In the Arachis ipaensis cultivar K30076 chromosome B10, Araip1.1, whole genome shotgun sequence genome, one interval contains:
- the LOC110267642 gene encoding uncharacterized protein LOC110267642 produces the protein MISLDPLMWEQSHCYVLFNCNITAPYIKQHEEIVFSNAHTSLGDKWDKTKDHCLTFTEWFEDFSRNSSVSKELKWLSRGPNVAARRFSAYVINGYKFMTEDCERKIQNTRVMVISSTLKFRNEKDEDPEVENVTYYGVLKVILELDYHGHSKYVIFKCDWFQSKKDNFGLTLVNFRNPIYENDPFVFATQVRQVYYIEDPLILGMLLPTPFQGICLIYTVT, from the exons ATGATAAGCCTGGATCCTCTTATGTGGGAGCAATCTCATTGTTATGTATTGTTCAATTGTAATATCACCGCTCCATATATCAA ACAACATGAGGAGATTGTTTTTAGTAATGCTCATACTAGCCTTGGAGATAAATGGGACAAGACAAAAGACCATTGTCTTACTTTTACTGAATGGTTTGAAGATTTTTCTAGGAATTCATCTGTTAGTAAAGAGTTGAAGTGGTTGTCTAGAGGGCCAAATGTTGCTGCAAGAAGATTTTCTGCTTATGTGATAAATGGTTATAAGTTTATGACTGAAGATTGtgagagaaaaatacaaaatactaGAGTTATGGTTATTTCATCCACTCTCAAGTTTAGAAATGAGAAAGATGAGGATCCAGAAGTAGAAAATGTCACTTATTATGGAGTTCTAAAAGTTATACTTGAGTTAGATTATCATGGGCATTCTAAATATGTGATATTTAAGTGCGATTGGTTTCAAAGTAAAAAAGACAACTTTGGGTTAACACTGGTAAATTTTAGAAATCCAATTTATGAAAATGATCCATTCGTATTTGCAACTCAAGTGAGACAAGTTTATTACATAGAAGATCCACTGATACTTGGCATGTTGTTACCAACACCATTCCAAGGGATTTGTTTGATATATACGGTGACTTAG